The Macaca nemestrina isolate mMacNem1 chromosome 9, mMacNem.hap1, whole genome shotgun sequence genome includes the window CCGCTGCAAACGCAAGCGCGGCGGCACCAAGGACTGCTTGCTCGCGCCCCACGCCGGCGCGCGGcgcctgctgctgctgcccaggTCCTACAAAGCCAAggcggccgcggcggcggcggcggcggcggcagcggctgCGGCTGCCGCCGGGGCCACTTGCCTGGAGAGGTTTCATCTGGTCAACGGTTTCTGCCCGCCTccgcaccaccaccaccaccaccaccatcaccaccaccaccaccaccaccgggCCCAGCCGCCGCAGCAGAGTCACCACCCCCCTCACCACCACCGGCCGCAGCCCCATCTGGGCAGCTTTCCCGAGAGTTGCAGCAGCGACTCCGAGTCCAGCTCCTACTCGGACCACGCGGCCAACGACTCGGATTTTGGCTCCAGTTTGTCCAGTTCCAGCAACTCTGTGTCCtcggaggaagaggaggaggagggagaggaggaggaggaagaggaggaggaggaggaggggggcagCGGGGCCTCGGATTCCAGTGAAGTCAGCTCGGAGGAGGAGGACTCGTCCACCGAGTCGGACTCCAGCTCCGGCTCCAGCCAAGTGTCAGTGCAGAGCATCCGATTCAGGCGTACCAGCTTCTGCAAGCCTCCCAGCGTGCAGGCGCAGGCCAACTTCTTGTACCATCTGGCCTCTGCCGCCGCTGCAACCAAACCCGCTGCTTTCGAGGATGCCGGCAGACTTCCCGACCTCAAGAGTAGTGTCAAAGCGGAGTCGCCGGAGGAGTGGAATCTGCAGAGCTGGGCCCCCAAAGCGTCTCCGGTGTACTGCCCGGCCAGCCTGGGGAGTTGTTTCGCAGAGATAAGGAACGATAGGGTATCTGAGATTACATTCCCACACTCTGAAATTTCCAATACTGTAAAGAGAACTGACCTGACAATTAACTGCCGGGCAGAGGGGGCCTCTTCACCTAGCCCAAAGACAAACAATGCATTTCCACAACAAAGAATACTCCGAGAGGCTAGGAAATGCCTACAAGCAACTCCTACTACAAACTGTGCAGATAACAACACAATAGCTGCTAGGTTCTTAAATAATGATTCTTCAGGAGCAGAAGCAAATTCAGAAAAAGATTCCAAAATCCTTCATTGTCCTGAATTTGCTACGGATTTGCCCTCTTCGCAGACTGATCCTGAAGTGAACGCTGCAGGAGCAGCAGCAACTAAAGCCGAGAATCCCTGCACTGACACAGGTGACAAGACATTGCCATTTCTGCACAATATTAAAATCAAAGTAGAAGACAGTAGTGCTAATGAAGAATATGAACCTCACCTTTTTACAAATAAGCTAAAGTGCGAGTGCAATGATACAAAGGGTGAGTTTTACAGTGTGACTGAGAGTAAAGAGGAGGACGCCTTGTTAACCACAGCCAAGGAAGGTTTTGCATGCCCTGAAAAAGATACTCCTTCCTTAAATCCACTGGCTCAAAGTCAGGGCCTTTCATGCACTTTAGGTTCTCCAAAACCTGAGGATGGGGAATATAAATTTGGTGCCAGGGTAAGAAAAAATTACCGGACACTAGTACTGGGAAAGCGACCTGTCCTTCAGACACCTCCAGTCAAACCAAATTTGAAATCAGCTAGAAGCCCTCGTCCTACAGGTAAAACTGAGACA containing:
- the LOC105480047 gene encoding SKI/DACH domain-containing protein 1 isoform X1, yielding MVFSLFFKKTKTTTTKKQESTGCLETHAASGGGLTYIHVYVCVTYIFTANGGDHLVPEMGDLKSGFEEVDGVRLGYLIIKGKQMFALSQVFTDLLKNIPRTTVHKRMDHLKVKKHHCDLEELRKLKAINSIAFHAAKCTLISREDVEALYTSCKTERVLKTKRRRVGRALATKAPPPERAAAASPRPGFWKDKHQLWRGLSGAARPLPISAQSPRPGAAAARPAAHLPQIFSKYPGSHYPEIVRSPCKPPLNYETAPLQGNYVAFPSDPAYFRSLLCSKHPAAAAAAAAAAAAAAAAAAAAYYQASAAGPQPKAAAGARGPGSLSYRCKRKRGGTKDCLLAPHAGARRLLLLPRSYKAKAAAAAAAAAAAAAAAAGATCLERFHLVNGFCPPPHHHHHHHHHHHHHHHRAQPPQQSHHPPHHHRPQPHLGSFPESCSSDSESSSYSDHAANDSDFGSSLSSSSNSVSSEEEEEEGEEEEEEEEEEEGGSGASDSSEVSSEEEDSSTESDSSSGSSQVSVQSIRFRRTSFCKPPSVQAQANFLYHLASAAAATKPAAFEDAGRLPDLKSSVKAESPEEWNLQSWAPKASPVYCPASLGSCFAEIRNDRVSEITFPHSEISNTVKRTDLTINCRAEGASSPSPKTNNAFPQQRILREARKCLQATPTTNCADNNTIAARFLNNDSSGAEANSEKDSKILHCPEFATDLPSSQTDPEVNAAGAAATKAENPCTDTGDKTLPFLHNIKIKVEDSSANEEYEPHLFTNKLKCECNDTKGEFYSVTESKEEDALLTTAKEGFACPEKDTPSLNPLAQSQGLSCTLGSPKPEDGEYKFGARVRKNYRTLVLGKRPVLQTPPVKPNLKSARSPRPTGKTETHEGTLDDFTVINRRKKVASNVASAVKRPFNFMANFPCPPSLIIGRDGDLWPAYSLNTTKDSQTPHKAHPIWKWQLGGSAIPLPPSHKFRKFNS
- the LOC105480047 gene encoding SKI/DACH domain-containing protein 1 isoform X2; the encoded protein is MGDLKSGFEEVDGVRLGYLIIKGKQMFALSQVFTDLLKNIPRTTVHKRMDHLKVKKHHCDLEELRKLKAINSIAFHAAKCTLISREDVEALYTSCKTERVLKTKRRRVGRALATKAPPPERAAAASPRPGFWKDKHQLWRGLSGAARPLPISAQSPRPGAAAARPAAHLPQIFSKYPGSHYPEIVRSPCKPPLNYETAPLQGNYVAFPSDPAYFRSLLCSKHPAAAAAAAAAAAAAAAAAAAAYYQASAAGPQPKAAAGARGPGSLSYRCKRKRGGTKDCLLAPHAGARRLLLLPRSYKAKAAAAAAAAAAAAAAAAGATCLERFHLVNGFCPPPHHHHHHHHHHHHHHHRAQPPQQSHHPPHHHRPQPHLGSFPESCSSDSESSSYSDHAANDSDFGSSLSSSSNSVSSEEEEEEGEEEEEEEEEEEGGSGASDSSEVSSEEEDSSTESDSSSGSSQVSVQSIRFRRTSFCKPPSVQAQANFLYHLASAAAATKPAAFEDAGRLPDLKSSVKAESPEEWNLQSWAPKASPVYCPASLGSCFAEIRNDRVSEITFPHSEISNTVKRTDLTINCRAEGASSPSPKTNNAFPQQRILREARKCLQATPTTNCADNNTIAARFLNNDSSGAEANSEKDSKILHCPEFATDLPSSQTDPEVNAAGAAATKAENPCTDTGDKTLPFLHNIKIKVEDSSANEEYEPHLFTNKLKCECNDTKGEFYSVTESKEEDALLTTAKEGFACPEKDTPSLNPLAQSQGLSCTLGSPKPEDGEYKFGARVRKNYRTLVLGKRPVLQTPPVKPNLKSARSPRPTGKTETHEGTLDDFTVINRRKKVASNVASAVKRPFNFMANFPCPPSLIIGRDGDLWPAYSLNTTKDSQTPHKAHPIWKWQLGGSAIPLPPSHKFRKFNS